GATCGCCTTGGCCGCGCCGCGCAGGGACTCGAACGTCCGGGCGATCAGCTCGGGCCGGCACTGGGTCAGCACCTGGACGGTGACGTCCGGCGGGATCGCGCCGTCCTCGATGATCTCGCGGACGAAGTCGTAGTCGGTCTGCGAGGCGGCCGGGAAGCCGACCTCGATCTCCTTGAAGCCCATCCGCACCAGCAGGTCGAACATCTTGCGCTTGCGCGCGGGCGACATGGGGTCGATCAGGGCCTGGTTGCCGTCGCGCAGGTCGACCGCGCACCACAGGGGCGCCTTCTCGACCCGCTTCGAGGGCCAGGTGCGGTCGGGTACGTCGACGACCTCCACCAGCTCGTGAAAGGGCCGGTAGCGGTGGACGGGCATGGACGTGCCGCGCTGCGGGTTCCAGGCGGGCTGCCCCTCGACGGGGCGGGCGGGCGTGCGGATGCGGCTGGTGCCGGAGGTGTACGCGTCGGGGCTGGTCATCGGGATCTCGCTCCTGCTGGCCGGTGGGTGTGAGACGACCGGCGGCAGCGCTCGATCCCGCGACGGGGGGCCGGTCGGTCAGACCCCGTCACGGCGGCGAAGCAGGAGGGCACGCGCCATGCCGACTAGGTTAACCACACGGCGCGGCGAGCTGGAACCACGCGCCCAGATGGTGGAACTTCACCCGAAGGAGTTTCACTAGATCGTGGTGCGGGCAGCCTCTTGACATGTCCAGATGGCGAACCTCAACGCGCAGCGGCAGCTACACCGCTGCCCGAGTGATCCACGGTGTGGGCGCCGTGTTCGCGCTCATCGAGGTTATCTACATCCTGATGAACCTCTTCGGGGCGAACCCGGCCAACGCGCTCTTCAAGTTCATCCAGCAGCTGGCCGAGCCGCTCGCGTTGTTCTTCCCAGGGCTCTTCCAGCTGGGCAACGCGAATCTCGACCTGATCGTCAACTACGGCCTCGCGGCGGTCTTCTGGCTGGTCGTCGCGAACCTGCTCGCCCGCGTCGTCGCGCGCTGACGCCCGAACGTCGACGTCGAGACAACCGACGCGAGCACGCCGGGGTCCCCCGCCGCCCACCCCCTGCGGCGGGGGACCCCGGCGCATCCGCGCGCCTACACTGCCGGGCATGGCCGCGCACCGGACCGAACCAGACCGGCCGGGCGCCCGCCCGCGGGTGGTCGCCGCGGTGGCCGGGGTCCTCGGCTGGGCGGGGGCGCTCGTCGCGGCCGTGCTGGTCGCCGACGTGCTGCTGACCGTCGGGGGCGCCAACCCCGCCAACTCGATCACCACGACCGTCGCGACCTGGGCCGACCGGTTCGCCCTCGGCTTCCGCGACCTGTTCACCCCGGCCGACGCGAAGCTGCGCGTCCTGGTCAACCACGGCCTGGCCGCGCTGTTCTGGCTGGTCGTCCGGTCCCTCGCGCTACGGCTGGTCCGGCTGCTCGGCTGAACCGCCCAGGGAGTCCGGCTGCCCGCCCGGGAAGGCGGGCCGGCCCCACGAGCCCGCGAAGGCGGTCTCGGCCAGCGGCTTGCGCACCCGCGGCCGCCGCTCCCGGGCCGCCAGGTCGGCGGGCAGGTCGTCGGCGGAGCCGAGCAGGCCCACCGCGACCACCACGACCGGCCGCACGTCCTCCGGGATGCCGAAGGACCCGCGCAGCGCCTCCGGCGAGAACCCGCCCACCTGGTGCGTCACCAGGCCGAGGTCGACGGCCTGGAGCACGAGGTTCTGCACGGCCAGCCCCAGCCCGAACTCGGTGTTGGGCAGCGGCCCGCGCTCGTCGGCCGTCGCCACCGCGCCCACCAGCAGCACCGAGGCGCGCCCGGCCCACGTCTGGTTGCCCGGCCGCAGGGCCGCGAAGATTCGCTCGAACGTGTCGTCCCCGCGGTACCCGACGAGGAACCGGGCCGGCTGGGTGTTGCCGTGCGAGGCCGCCCAGCGGGCCGCCTCCAGGAGCACGCGCACGGTCCCCGGCGCCACCTCGGCCACCGGGTCGAACGCGCGCGGGCTCCAGCGCCGCGCGATCAACGGGTTCGGTTCCATCAGATCGCATACTGCCAAGCGGTGATGGCGTACGCACCGAACCACGCGCTGAACACCGACAACCCGGCCAGCACGGCGACCGCGGTGCCCGTCCGCCGCCGCGCCAGCGCCAGCGCCACCGGCACGAGCAGCGTGAACGCCGGCAGCAGCAGCCGCGCCTTGGAGTTCATCAGCCCGTTCGACCCCAGGTCCATGGCCAGCACGCCCGCGCCGTAGAGGACCAGCGGCCACTCCAGCCCGCGCCGCGCGCCCAGCACCACCAGGGCCAGCGCCACCACCAGGAACCACACCGTGGCCAGCTCCAGCACCGACCGCGGCTCGCCCAGGATGAGCAGGGCGAACTTCCACGTCGCCGCCCCGCCGTCGAACCGCGAGTCCCAGCCGCCCCGCTGCACGGCGAACCAGCCGTCCCACCGCCCGGTGCGCACCGCCACGTACCCGAGGTAGCCGGCCAGGCCGGCCGGCGCGAGCAGCGCGCCCGCCCACGGCCGCCACCCGTCGCGCCGCTGCCACACCGCGACCAGCGCCGCCGCGCACACCGCCAGTACCAGCGCCGCCGCCGTCGGCCGCACCAGGCCCGCGCCGGCGCAGCACAGCCCGGCGAGCAGCCACCGCCGCTCCACCACGCCCACCAGCGACCACGCCGCCAGCGCGCAGAACGTCGCCTCCGAGTAGGTCATGGACAGCACCACGGCCATCGGCGAGGCCGCGAACAGCACCACCAGCACCAGCCCGGCGCGCCGCGACCCGCCGAACACCCGCCGCCCCAGCTGCGCCAACCCGTAGGCGCAGACGACACCGCTGAGCAGGCTCACCGCGAACGCCGCGCCCACCGGCTCCACGCCGGGCAGGCCGGCCACCCAGCGCACCAGGGCCGGGTAGCCGGGGAAGAACGCCAGCGGCGTCTCCGCGGACCGCCTGCCGAACGCGTCGACCAGGTGCGCCGGCACGCCCGCGTAGCCGCCCTCGGCGATGCCCAGGAACCACTGCCCGTCCCACGAGGTCAGCGCCCTGGCCACGTCCTCGCCCCACCGGTCGGCCATCAGCTGGAGCACCAGCAGCCCCAGCTCGCGCACCGCGAGGTAGAGCGCGGCGGGGGCGACCGCCAGGGTCACCCGGTGTCTGGCCGCGCGCGCCAGCCGCTCGCGCGCCGACGGCGCGTCCTCCGGCTCCACGTGCACGGCCTCCAGGGTTGCCACGGCGACGAGCGTAGTGGGGGTCACGGTCCCCGCTGTCCACTCCTTGGGCCAGGTAGTCTCCCGAAGAGCTGGGCTTTCGCACCTGGGAGGAGAGGTTCTGTGGCGCTCGTCGTCCAGAAGTACGGCGGTTCCTCGGTGGGAAGCGCCGAGCGGATCAAACGGGTGGCCGAGCGCATCGTCGCGACCCGCAAGGCGGGCAACGACGTCGTCGTCGCGGTGTCCGCGATGGGCGACACGACCGACGAGCTGCTCGACCTCGCGCGCCAGGTGTCCCCGGTGCCGCCCGCCCGGGAGATGGACATGCTGCTCACCGCCGGTGAGCGGATCTCCATGTCGCTGCTGGCGATGGCGATCAGCTCGCTGGGCGCCAAGGCGCGCTCGTACACCGGCTCGCAGGCCGGCGTGATCACCACGTCCGTGCACGGCAAGGCGCGCATCATCGACGTGACGCCCAGCCGCATCCAGGACGCCCTGTCCGAGGGCGCCATCGCGATCGTCGCGGGCTTCCAGGGCGTCAGCCAGGACAGCAAGGAGATCACCACGCTCGGCCGCGGCGGCACCGACACCACCGCGGTGGCGCTGGCGGCCGCCCTGAAGGCCGACGTCTGCGAGATCTACACCGACGTGGACGGCGTGTTCAGCGCCGACCCGCGCATCGTGCCGAACGCCAAGCGGCTGGAGAGCATCACCTACGAGGAGATGCTGGAGATGGCGGCGAGCGGGGCCAAGGTGCTCATGCTGCGCTGCGTCGAGTACGCCCGCCGGTACGGCGTCCCCGTGCACGTCCGATCCTCGTTCAGCAACAAGCCCGGGACCATCGTGTCCGGGTCAGTGGAGGACCTTCCCGTGGAACAGGCGATGATCACCGGCGTCGCGCACGACCGGTCCGAGGCCAAGGTCACCGTGACCGCGGTCCCCGACCACCCCGGCGTGGCCGCCCGCATCTTCCGCGTCGTGGCCGACGCGGAGATCGACATCGACATGGTCGTGCAGAACGTGTCGCAGGCCGTGTCCGGCCGCACCGACGTGACGTTCACCCTGCCGAAGGACGACGGCCCGCGCGCGGTGGCCGCGCTGGAGAAGGCGCGCGACGAGATCGGCCACGACCAGGTGCTCTACGACGAGCACGTGGGCAAGGTGTCGCTGGTCGGCGCGGGCATGCGCTCGCACCCCGGCGTGACCGCCCAGTTCTGCGAGGCCCTGGCCAGCGCCGGGGTGAACATCGAGATCATCTCCACCTCGGAGATCCGCATCTCGGTCATCTGCCGCGACACGCAGCTCGACGACGCCGTGCGGGCCCTGCACGACGCCTTCGAGCTCGGCGGCGACGAGGAGGCAGTGGTGTACGCGGGGAGCGGGCGATGAGCGGCGCGGGCGGGACGTCGGGCCCGGTGCTGGCCCTGGTGGGCGCCACCGGCGCGGTCGGCACCGTGATGATCGACATCATCAACGGCCGGGAGTCCGTGCCGTGGGGCGAGATCCGGCTGGTCGCCTCGCCGCGGTCGGCGGGCAAGAAGATCGTCGTGCGCGGCGAGGAGCTGACCGTCCGGGCGTTGGCGCCCGAGGTGTTCGACGGCGTGGACGTGGCCATGTTCGACGTGCCGGACGCGGTGTCGGCGCAGTGGGCGCCCATCGCGGCCGAGCGCGGCGCGGTGGCGGTGGACAACTCGGCGGCGTTCCGGATGGACCCCGAGGTGCCCCTGGTGGTGCCCGAGGTCAACGCGGACGAGGTGGCCGAGCGGCCCAAGGGCATCATCGCCAACCCGAACTGCACCACGCTGTCGATGATGGCCGCGCTGGGTGCGCTGCACCGCGAGTTCGAGCTGCGCGAGCTGGTCGTGGCCTCGTACCAGGCGGCGTCCGGCGGCGGCCAGGAGGCCATCGACCGGCTGCACGCCGAGACCGCGGCGGTGGCGGGCAAGGGCGTCGGCGTCCGGGCGGGCGACGTGCGCGAGGTGCTGGAGGCCGCGGGCCTGCCGGTGTCCGAGTCGCCGTTCCCCGCGCCGCTGGCGCTGAACGTCGTGCCGTGGGCGGGCTCCCTCAAGGACGACGGGTGGACCAGCGAGGAGCTGAAGGTCCGCAACGAGTCCCGCAAGATCCTGGGCATCCCGGACCTGAAGGTGTCCGCGACCTGCGTGCGCGTGCCCGTGGTGACCACGCACTCGCTGGCCGTGCACGCCACGTTCGCCCGCGAGGTGACCGTGGCGCGGGCGCACGAGATCTTCGCCGCGCAGCCCACCATCGTGCTCGTGGACGACCCGGAGCAGAAGCGGTTCCCGACGCCCGCGGACGTGGTGGGCGAGGACCCCACCTACGTCGGCCGCGTCCGGCAGGCGCTGGACTTCCCGAACACGCTGGACTTCTTCGTGTGCGGCGACAACCTCCGCAAGGGCGCGGCGCTGAACACCTACGAGATCGCCGAGGAGCTGGCGACCCGGCTGTAGTCGCGGGCCGTGCCGCCGACCGCCCCCTGACCTGATCGGGTCGGGGGGCGGTCGCGTTCTGTAGGTTCTCGGCCATGGCTGAGGTGGTGCTCGCGATCGACCTGGGTACGACGGCGACGAAGGTCATCGCGGTCGACCGCCGCGCGGGCGTGGTGGCGTCGGCGGAGCACGGCTACCCGATGCGCACCACGCCGTCCGGCGAGGCGACCCACGACCCGGGTGAGGTGCTGAACGCGGCGCTGACCGGGTTGCGCGAGGTCGCCGCCCTGGGGCACGACGTGCGCGCGCTCGCGCTGACCGGCGCCATGCACACGCTGCTCGGCCTGGACGCCTCCGGCCGCCCGGTGACGCCGTCGCTGAGCTGGGCCGACAACCGCGCCGTCGAGCAGACCGCCCGGCTGCGCGGCACGCCCGAGGGCGCGGCCCTGCACCAGGCCACCGGCACCCCCGTGCACACGATGTCCCCGCTGGTCAAGCTGGCGTGGTTCGCCGAGCAGGGGTTCACCGCCGACCGGTGGTGCGGGCTGAAGGACTTCGTCGCGGCCAGGCTGACCGGTCGGCTGGCCACCGAGCACTCGTCCGGCTCGGCCACCGGCCTGATGGACCTGCGGACCCTGGCCTGGCACCCGGGCGCGCTGGAGTACGCGCGGGTGACCGCGGGCCGGCTGCCCGAGCTGCACGCGCCCACCGACTGGTTCCCGCTGGTCCTGGACGTGCCGGGGGTGGTCCGCGGCACCCCGGTGGTGCTCGGCGGCGGCGACGGCCCGCTGGCCAACCTCGGCGTCGGCGCGGTGGTGCCCGGCGTGGCGGCGGTGTCCCTGGGCACCAGCGGCGCGCTGCGCGTGGTCCGCGACCAGCCGGGCGTGGACGCCCTGGGGCGGGTGTTCTGCTACGCCGTCGCCGACGGCCTGTGGGTGCTCGGCGGCGCGGTGAGCAACGGCGGGGTGGTCGCGCAGTGGGCCGCGGAGGCGTTCGGGGCCGACGTGGGGACGCTGCTGGAGGAGGCCGCGGGCGTGCCGGTGGGCGCGGCGGGCGTGACCGCGCTGCCGTACCTGCTGGGCGAGCGCGCGCCGTGGTGGGACCCGGACGCGTCATCGGCCGTGGTCGGGCTGCGGCGCGAGCACGGGCGCGCCGAGGTGACCCGGGCGCTGGTCGAGGGCGTGGCGCAGCAGTTGGCGCTGGTGCTGGACGCGGTGCGGTCGGTGGCGGGCGTGCACGCGGTGCGGGTGACCGGCGGCGCGTTCCGCAGCGACCTGTGGGCGACCGTGCTGGCCTCGGCGCTGGGGCTGCGCCTGGAGGTCGCCGAGGACAGCGAGGGCTCGGGCGTCGGCGCGGCGCTGCTGGCGTGGCGGGCGCTGGGCGAGTTGCCGTCGCTGACCGCCGCGGCGGACCTGGTCGTGCCGACCAGGGCGGTCGAGCCGGACGCGGCGGCGGTGGAGCACTACGCCCGCGCGCGCCCGGCCGTCGAACGCCTCTACCGCGCGCTGCGGGAGCTGGTCGGGAGCTGATCCACCGCCGGCGCGGCGCGCCGGTCCAGCAGCACCACGGCCAGCGCGATCGCCACCGCGCCCGCGCCCGCCGCGGCGAAGCCCCAGCCCGGGGCGGAGTGGTCGATCACGAAACCGGTCAGCGGCTGCCCCAGCGCCACGCCCAGCGTGAACGCCGACCCCTGCAACCCGATCGCCATGCCCCGCGCGGACGCCGGGGCGTGCCGGGTGATCGCCTCGCCGGTCGCGGTGATCGTGGGCGCGCACAGGAAGTTGGTCGGCACCAGGGCGAGCGCCAGCAGCCACGGCGAGGAGTCGAACAGGCCGATCGGCACGGCCAGCAGCCCCATGCCGCCCATCAGCGCCCACAGCGGCGGCACGCGCGGCAGGCCGCCGTAGACGAAGCCGCCGACCAGCGACGCCACGCACATCACCGCGACCACCGCGCCCGTCCACGCGGTCAGGCCGAGCCCGCGCATGGACGCCACCACCGACACCTCGACCCCGGACAGCACGAACGTGGCGCCGCCCGCGCTGATCAGCACGCCCAGCAGTCGGCCGTCGAGCCACTGCCGGACCGGCACCCGCTCGCGGCTCTCGCCCTCGGAGCGGACCGGCGGGTCGACCGCCCACAGCGCCACGCCGGTGAGCACCATGGCCGCGCCGATGGTCCACATCGCGCCGCGGCTGGTGACCTGGGTGGTCAGCGCCACGCCCAGCGCGGGGCCGGCCATGAAGGCGACCTCGACGGCCATCGAGTCCATCGCCAGCGCGCTGCGCCTGCTCGACTCCGGCACCAGGGCGGTGAGCACCTGCCTGCCCAGCTGCATCACCGGCATGGCGGTGATGCCCGCGAGGAAGCAGCTGACCAGCAGCACCGGGTAGGCCAGCAGCGGCCCGGTGGCCCAGAACACGCCCTCGGTGACCACGGACAGCGCGATCATCGCGCGCAGCCCGCGCCGGTCCA
This portion of the Saccharothrix syringae genome encodes:
- a CDS encoding nitroreductase family protein: MEPNPLIARRWSPRAFDPVAEVAPGTVRVLLEAARWAASHGNTQPARFLVGYRGDDTFERIFAALRPGNQTWAGRASVLLVGAVATADERGPLPNTEFGLGLAVQNLVLQAVDLGLVTHQVGGFSPEALRGSFGIPEDVRPVVVVAVGLLGSADDLPADLAARERRPRVRKPLAETAFAGSWGRPAFPGGQPDSLGGSAEQPDQP
- a CDS encoding glycosyltransferase family 39 protein; amino-acid sequence: MTPTTLVAVATLEAVHVEPEDAPSARERLARAARHRVTLAVAPAALYLAVRELGLLVLQLMADRWGEDVARALTSWDGQWFLGIAEGGYAGVPAHLVDAFGRRSAETPLAFFPGYPALVRWVAGLPGVEPVGAAFAVSLLSGVVCAYGLAQLGRRVFGGSRRAGLVLVVLFAASPMAVVLSMTYSEATFCALAAWSLVGVVERRWLLAGLCCAGAGLVRPTAAALVLAVCAAALVAVWQRRDGWRPWAGALLAPAGLAGYLGYVAVRTGRWDGWFAVQRGGWDSRFDGGAATWKFALLILGEPRSVLELATVWFLVVALALVVLGARRGLEWPLVLYGAGVLAMDLGSNGLMNSKARLLLPAFTLLVPVALALARRRTGTAVAVLAGLSVFSAWFGAYAITAWQYAI
- a CDS encoding aspartate kinase; this translates as MALVVQKYGGSSVGSAERIKRVAERIVATRKAGNDVVVAVSAMGDTTDELLDLARQVSPVPPAREMDMLLTAGERISMSLLAMAISSLGAKARSYTGSQAGVITTSVHGKARIIDVTPSRIQDALSEGAIAIVAGFQGVSQDSKEITTLGRGGTDTTAVALAAALKADVCEIYTDVDGVFSADPRIVPNAKRLESITYEEMLEMAASGAKVLMLRCVEYARRYGVPVHVRSSFSNKPGTIVSGSVEDLPVEQAMITGVAHDRSEAKVTVTAVPDHPGVAARIFRVVADAEIDIDMVVQNVSQAVSGRTDVTFTLPKDDGPRAVAALEKARDEIGHDQVLYDEHVGKVSLVGAGMRSHPGVTAQFCEALASAGVNIEIISTSEIRISVICRDTQLDDAVRALHDAFELGGDEEAVVYAGSGR
- a CDS encoding aspartate-semialdehyde dehydrogenase: MSGAGGTSGPVLALVGATGAVGTVMIDIINGRESVPWGEIRLVASPRSAGKKIVVRGEELTVRALAPEVFDGVDVAMFDVPDAVSAQWAPIAAERGAVAVDNSAAFRMDPEVPLVVPEVNADEVAERPKGIIANPNCTTLSMMAALGALHREFELRELVVASYQAASGGGQEAIDRLHAETAAVAGKGVGVRAGDVREVLEAAGLPVSESPFPAPLALNVVPWAGSLKDDGWTSEELKVRNESRKILGIPDLKVSATCVRVPVVTTHSLAVHATFAREVTVARAHEIFAAQPTIVLVDDPEQKRFPTPADVVGEDPTYVGRVRQALDFPNTLDFFVCGDNLRKGAALNTYEIAEELATRL
- a CDS encoding gluconokinase, translated to MAEVVLAIDLGTTATKVIAVDRRAGVVASAEHGYPMRTTPSGEATHDPGEVLNAALTGLREVAALGHDVRALALTGAMHTLLGLDASGRPVTPSLSWADNRAVEQTARLRGTPEGAALHQATGTPVHTMSPLVKLAWFAEQGFTADRWCGLKDFVAARLTGRLATEHSSGSATGLMDLRTLAWHPGALEYARVTAGRLPELHAPTDWFPLVLDVPGVVRGTPVVLGGGDGPLANLGVGAVVPGVAAVSLGTSGALRVVRDQPGVDALGRVFCYAVADGLWVLGGAVSNGGVVAQWAAEAFGADVGTLLEEAAGVPVGAAGVTALPYLLGERAPWWDPDASSAVVGLRREHGRAEVTRALVEGVAQQLALVLDAVRSVAGVHAVRVTGGAFRSDLWATVLASALGLRLEVAEDSEGSGVGAALLAWRALGELPSLTAAADLVVPTRAVEPDAAAVEHYARARPAVERLYRALRELVGS
- a CDS encoding MFS transporter, translating into MNVANYLAVLRTPRVPGLMLFMLVARIPATAAGMTVTMHVLLGLERGYGAAGLVGAVSTIGMAVGSPLMGRLVDRRGLRAMIALSVVTEGVFWATGPLLAYPVLLVSCFLAGITAMPVMQLGRQVLTALVPESSRRSALAMDSMAVEVAFMAGPALGVALTTQVTSRGAMWTIGAAMVLTGVALWAVDPPVRSEGESRERVPVRQWLDGRLLGVLISAGGATFVLSGVEVSVVASMRGLGLTAWTGAVVAVMCVASLVGGFVYGGLPRVPPLWALMGGMGLLAVPIGLFDSSPWLLALALVPTNFLCAPTITATGEAITRHAPASARGMAIGLQGSAFTLGVALGQPLTGFVIDHSAPGWGFAAAGAGAVAIALAVVLLDRRAAPAVDQLPTSSRSAR